A genomic window from Megalobrama amblycephala isolate DHTTF-2021 linkage group LG2, ASM1881202v1, whole genome shotgun sequence includes:
- the LOC125256797 gene encoding sodium/glucose cotransporter 1-like isoform X2, whose protein sequence is MGWLFVPIYIKAGVVTMPEYLKKRFGGQRIRIYLSVLSLFLYVFTKISGDMFAGGVFINQALGLNIYLAVIILLLITALYTVTGGLAAVIYTDTLQTLIMVVGSFILMGFAFTEVGGYENFKDRYMTAIPSVVGVNISESCYTPRADSFHMFRDPITGDLPWPGMIFGLTIQAGWYFCTDQVIVQRCLSAKNLSHVKAGCILCGYLKLLPMFLMVFPGMISRVLYTDEIACVDPEECNDYCGTSVGCSNIAYPKLVVDLMPNGLRGLMLSVMLASLMSSLTSIFNSASTLFTMDIYTKIRPKAKEKELMIAGRVFMLFLIGVSIAWIPIVQTAQSGQLFDYMQSVTSYLAPPIAAVFTLAIFCKRVNEPGAFYGLCIGLLVGLARMIPEFAYGTGSCVNPSNCPTIICGVHYLYFAIILFSLSCVLILVISFMTKPIDDKHLYRLCWSLRNSTEERIDLELDDWTDDQDSNSKETDEVREEPGFCKKAYNWFCGFDQGNDSKLTKEQEAEIKMKLTDTTEKPLWRNVVNANAIILLTVCVFFQGFFG, encoded by the exons ATGGGATGGCTCTTCGTGCCCATCTACATAAAGGCTGGG GTCGTGACCATGCCGGAGTATCTGAAGAAACGCTTTGGTGGGCAGCGTATCCGTATCTACCTCTCTGTGCTGTCCCTGTTTCTCTACGTTTTCACCAAAATCTCT GGGGACATGTTTGCAGGAGGCGTTTTCATCAACCAAGCTCTGGGACTGAACATTTACCTGGCTGTGATTATTCTGCTGCTGATTACAGCTCTTTATACAGTAACAG GTGGTTTAGCTGCAGTCATCTACACAGACACCCTGCAGACCCTCATTATGGTCGTGGGATCATTCATTCTCATGGGCTTTG CATTCACTGAGGTCGGAGGCTATGAGAACTTCAAGGACCGCTATATGACTGCAATCCCATCAGTGGTGGGTGTAAACATCAGTGAATCGTGCTACACCCCTCGTGCGGACTCATTCCACATGTTCAGAGACCCCATTACCGGTGATCTGCCCTGGCCCGGAATGATCTTTGGTCTTACTATCCAGGCTGGCTGGTATTTTTGCACTGACCAG GTGATTGTGCAACGTTGTCTGTCTGCCAAGAACCTGTCTCATGTGAAAGCTGGCTGCATCCTGTGTGGTTATCTCAAACTTCTGCCCATGTTCCTCATGGTTTTCCCTGGTATGATCAGCAGAGTGCTGTACACAG ATGAGATTGCATGTGTGGATCCAGAAGAGTGTAACGACTATTGTGGAACCAGTGTGGGCTGCAGTAATATTGCTTATCCTAAACTTGTGGTGGACCTGATGCCAAACG GTCTCAGAGGCTTGATGTTGTCCGTCATGCTGGCCTCTCTGATGAGTTCACTCACTTCCATCTTTAACAGCGCCAGCACACTCTTCACCATGGACATCTACACCAAGATCCGTCCCAAAGCCAAAGAAAAGGAGCTCATGATTGCTGGCAG GGTGTTCATGCTGTTTCTGATCGGCGTGAGTATCGCATGGATCCCCATCGTTCAGACGGCTCAGAGCGGCCAGCTCTTCGACTACATGCAGTCTGTCACCAGTTATCTGGCTCCGCCCATTGCCGCTGTCTTCACCCTCGCCATTTTTTGCAAGCGAGTAAATGAACCA GGCGCTTTCTATGGGTTGTGTATTGGTCTGTTGGTGGGTCTGGCGCGTATGATACCCGAGTTTGCCTATGGCACGGGCAGCTGCGTGAATCCCAGTAACTGTCCCACGATCATCTGCGGTGTGCACTACCTCTATTTTGCAATCATCCTCTTCAGCCTGTCCTGTGTATTGATACTGGTCATCTCCTTCATGACCAAACCCATTGACGACAAACAT CTGTACAGACTCTGCTGGAGTTTGAGGAACAGCACTGAGGAGAGGATAGATCTGGAGTTAGATGACTGGACTGACGACCAGGATTCCAACTCTAAGGAAACAGATG AGGTGCGCGAGGAACCAGGCTTTTGTAAGAAGGCCTACAACTGGTTCTGTGGCTTCGATCAAGGCAATGACTCTAAACTGACTAAAGAACAGGAGGCAGAGATTAAGATGAAGCTCACTGACACCACTGAGAAGCCTCTATGGAGAAATGTGGTCAACGCTAACGCTATTATCCTCCTCACCGTCTGTGTCTTTTTCCAGGGTTTCTTTGGTTAA
- the LOC125256797 gene encoding sodium/glucose cotransporter 1-like isoform X1, producing MGADYFGFSFLRNENRRNFTIHINNPADISVIVVYFLVVLAVGIWAMVRTNRATVGGFFLAGRSMVWWPIGASLFASNIGSGHFVGLAGSGAAAGVAIGGFELNALVVVIFMGWLFVPIYIKAGVVTMPEYLKKRFGGQRIRIYLSVLSLFLYVFTKISGDMFAGGVFINQALGLNIYLAVIILLLITALYTVTGGLAAVIYTDTLQTLIMVVGSFILMGFAFTEVGGYENFKDRYMTAIPSVVGVNISESCYTPRADSFHMFRDPITGDLPWPGMIFGLTIQAGWYFCTDQVIVQRCLSAKNLSHVKAGCILCGYLKLLPMFLMVFPGMISRVLYTDEIACVDPEECNDYCGTSVGCSNIAYPKLVVDLMPNGLRGLMLSVMLASLMSSLTSIFNSASTLFTMDIYTKIRPKAKEKELMIAGRVFMLFLIGVSIAWIPIVQTAQSGQLFDYMQSVTSYLAPPIAAVFTLAIFCKRVNEPGAFYGLCIGLLVGLARMIPEFAYGTGSCVNPSNCPTIICGVHYLYFAIILFSLSCVLILVISFMTKPIDDKHLYRLCWSLRNSTEERIDLELDDWTDDQDSNSKETDEVREEPGFCKKAYNWFCGFDQGNDSKLTKEQEAEIKMKLTDTTEKPLWRNVVNANAIILLTVCVFFQGFFG from the exons GCAATGGTACGAACCAATCGAGCCACAGTAGGAGGCTTTTTCCTGGCTGGCAGAAGTATGGTGTGGTGGCCG ATTGGAGCCTCTCTCTTTGCAAGTAACATTGGAAGTGGGCATTTTGTGGGACTAGCAGGAAGCGGAGCAGCTGCTGGTGTTGCCATCGGAGGCTTCGAGttgaat GCTCTTGTTGTTGTGATTTTTATGGGATGGCTCTTCGTGCCCATCTACATAAAGGCTGGG GTCGTGACCATGCCGGAGTATCTGAAGAAACGCTTTGGTGGGCAGCGTATCCGTATCTACCTCTCTGTGCTGTCCCTGTTTCTCTACGTTTTCACCAAAATCTCT GGGGACATGTTTGCAGGAGGCGTTTTCATCAACCAAGCTCTGGGACTGAACATTTACCTGGCTGTGATTATTCTGCTGCTGATTACAGCTCTTTATACAGTAACAG GTGGTTTAGCTGCAGTCATCTACACAGACACCCTGCAGACCCTCATTATGGTCGTGGGATCATTCATTCTCATGGGCTTTG CATTCACTGAGGTCGGAGGCTATGAGAACTTCAAGGACCGCTATATGACTGCAATCCCATCAGTGGTGGGTGTAAACATCAGTGAATCGTGCTACACCCCTCGTGCGGACTCATTCCACATGTTCAGAGACCCCATTACCGGTGATCTGCCCTGGCCCGGAATGATCTTTGGTCTTACTATCCAGGCTGGCTGGTATTTTTGCACTGACCAG GTGATTGTGCAACGTTGTCTGTCTGCCAAGAACCTGTCTCATGTGAAAGCTGGCTGCATCCTGTGTGGTTATCTCAAACTTCTGCCCATGTTCCTCATGGTTTTCCCTGGTATGATCAGCAGAGTGCTGTACACAG ATGAGATTGCATGTGTGGATCCAGAAGAGTGTAACGACTATTGTGGAACCAGTGTGGGCTGCAGTAATATTGCTTATCCTAAACTTGTGGTGGACCTGATGCCAAACG GTCTCAGAGGCTTGATGTTGTCCGTCATGCTGGCCTCTCTGATGAGTTCACTCACTTCCATCTTTAACAGCGCCAGCACACTCTTCACCATGGACATCTACACCAAGATCCGTCCCAAAGCCAAAGAAAAGGAGCTCATGATTGCTGGCAG GGTGTTCATGCTGTTTCTGATCGGCGTGAGTATCGCATGGATCCCCATCGTTCAGACGGCTCAGAGCGGCCAGCTCTTCGACTACATGCAGTCTGTCACCAGTTATCTGGCTCCGCCCATTGCCGCTGTCTTCACCCTCGCCATTTTTTGCAAGCGAGTAAATGAACCA GGCGCTTTCTATGGGTTGTGTATTGGTCTGTTGGTGGGTCTGGCGCGTATGATACCCGAGTTTGCCTATGGCACGGGCAGCTGCGTGAATCCCAGTAACTGTCCCACGATCATCTGCGGTGTGCACTACCTCTATTTTGCAATCATCCTCTTCAGCCTGTCCTGTGTATTGATACTGGTCATCTCCTTCATGACCAAACCCATTGACGACAAACAT CTGTACAGACTCTGCTGGAGTTTGAGGAACAGCACTGAGGAGAGGATAGATCTGGAGTTAGATGACTGGACTGACGACCAGGATTCCAACTCTAAGGAAACAGATG AGGTGCGCGAGGAACCAGGCTTTTGTAAGAAGGCCTACAACTGGTTCTGTGGCTTCGATCAAGGCAATGACTCTAAACTGACTAAAGAACAGGAGGCAGAGATTAAGATGAAGCTCACTGACACCACTGAGAAGCCTCTATGGAGAAATGTGGTCAACGCTAACGCTATTATCCTCCTCACCGTCTGTGTCTTTTTCCAGGGTTTCTTTGGTTAA